From the genome of Geobacter sp. SVR, one region includes:
- a CDS encoding DMT family transporter, which produces MHSLSRDHVVSRRGLACILLAGVLWGTVGITSKFLYGVAATTPLSVGFFRLALAVPVLLSACWLTQRGRMFAIPRHDLLLMLLTGMMTALYQLCYLAAVERTGVAVATLITLCTAPVMVAAFSMVITGERLSAPVLLALAGALAGTAVLVGFQESTGDVSRSMSGKFLALGSAFGYAVITLTTRRLSGRYHPIQPIAISFSIGALLLFFVALAKGIVLHYSPVGWGLLLYLGVIPTALAYVLFIAGIRHTTATVASVATLMEPLTSTILAWMVFGERFSALGYVGVVLLAGSLALLFKAGTTSGR; this is translated from the coding sequence ATGCATTCCCTATCCCGCGACCACGTGGTATCACGCCGCGGACTCGCCTGTATTCTGCTGGCCGGAGTCCTGTGGGGGACCGTCGGCATCACGAGCAAATTCCTCTACGGAGTGGCAGCCACGACCCCCTTGTCCGTAGGTTTCTTTCGTCTGGCCCTGGCAGTGCCGGTACTGCTGTCGGCCTGCTGGCTCACGCAGCGGGGCCGGATGTTCGCCATACCGCGGCACGACCTGCTGTTGATGCTGCTGACCGGCATGATGACGGCACTGTACCAGCTCTGCTATCTGGCTGCCGTAGAACGGACCGGCGTGGCAGTGGCGACGCTGATCACGCTCTGTACCGCACCGGTCATGGTGGCAGCCTTTTCCATGGTAATAACGGGGGAACGGCTGTCTGCCCCTGTCCTTCTGGCTCTGGCAGGCGCACTGGCCGGTACCGCCGTCCTGGTCGGTTTCCAGGAGAGCACCGGCGACGTGAGCCGGAGCATGAGCGGGAAGTTCCTGGCGCTCGGGTCGGCCTTCGGCTATGCCGTCATCACCCTGACCACCCGCAGGCTGTCCGGTCGTTACCACCCGATCCAGCCCATAGCCATCAGCTTCAGCATCGGCGCACTGCTGCTGTTTTTCGTTGCCCTGGCCAAGGGGATTGTCCTGCACTACTCCCCGGTCGGCTGGGGGCTTCTGCTCTACCTGGGGGTGATCCCGACGGCCCTGGCATATGTGCTCTTCATCGCCGGAATACGTCATACCACGGCAACCGTCGCCAGTGTGGCGACCCTCATGGAACCGCTTACCTCCACCATACTGGCCTGGATGGTTTTCGGCGAACGGTTCAGTGCCCTGGGCTACGTCGGGGTTGTTCTGCTGGCCGGATCACTGGCGCTGCTCTTCAAAGCTGGAACGACATCCGGCAGATAG
- a CDS encoding YncE family protein, with amino-acid sequence MKKVSRLLLAAMAVVSLGLAGCGSSSSAPAAAKTATISGALEPGASKVTLKTAAAATGAIGTVKAIDAATGNVISTADANINADGTFSLNVTPPTTQAGVILKATLTTNSKAYRLLVTDTLTVGATLSGKAIGPNSDVVVTKVSADLAHGGVLGDGGVLHNGTTLAAVAAKVADVQGEVLPNLAVGYVINTGGSGTATPGFSIIDRVAKTVTKTVRFTNLPGVRVNHFGNVNTDGSELWLCTNKAGGATGDVNVFDLVGFKNYSTLNDSNKATLIKKSWTVGCGVQNVQSPSGKYVFISSDQSPKGVNVFDVEKKAYLGNITNGNTAPHVGAVSADNKTYYTSTAGSYHVVGYDISGLATAAESTTDTATRTTLNLNKVLDVDFGYGNIHALRLHPSGKYLFAGNNTWPVPTGKTSTSGVNVIDLTANPPKIIATIPGRPHNFAISPDGKYLISTESTAADCDITPGDPASLLQFIDISTLLTATPDPTKIKDILHYNHPGYGGSHAGWDPTTGLLYYAVSADADGQGWLIKLDTSGLSNATPSVTKVGDSLKIGWNPHGVLFPGVNGD; translated from the coding sequence ATGAAAAAGGTATCACGATTGTTACTTGCAGCCATGGCCGTGGTGTCCCTGGGCCTGGCCGGTTGCGGCAGTTCCAGCTCCGCACCGGCAGCGGCAAAGACCGCCACTATCAGCGGGGCTTTGGAACCGGGCGCCAGCAAGGTTACGCTGAAAACGGCGGCAGCGGCGACCGGCGCCATCGGCACGGTCAAGGCCATTGATGCCGCCACCGGTAACGTGATCAGCACCGCCGATGCCAACATCAATGCCGACGGAACCTTCAGCCTCAATGTCACCCCTCCCACCACTCAAGCCGGGGTCATTCTGAAAGCGACCCTCACCACCAACAGCAAAGCCTACCGTCTGCTGGTCACCGATACGCTGACGGTTGGCGCTACGCTTTCCGGCAAGGCCATCGGTCCGAATTCGGATGTGGTTGTCACCAAAGTGTCCGCTGATCTGGCTCACGGCGGTGTACTGGGTGACGGCGGCGTGCTTCACAATGGTACCACCCTCGCCGCTGTTGCTGCCAAGGTTGCCGATGTGCAGGGTGAAGTGCTGCCCAATCTGGCCGTCGGCTACGTGATCAACACCGGCGGTTCCGGAACCGCTACGCCCGGTTTCTCGATCATCGACCGTGTAGCCAAAACCGTGACAAAAACCGTCCGGTTCACCAATCTGCCCGGCGTGAGGGTCAACCATTTCGGCAACGTCAACACCGACGGCTCCGAGCTGTGGCTGTGCACCAACAAGGCCGGCGGCGCCACCGGCGACGTGAACGTATTCGATCTGGTCGGCTTCAAGAACTACAGCACCCTCAACGACAGCAACAAGGCGACGCTGATCAAGAAATCCTGGACCGTGGGATGCGGCGTGCAGAACGTTCAGTCCCCCAGCGGGAAGTATGTCTTTATCTCGTCCGATCAGTCCCCCAAAGGGGTCAATGTGTTTGATGTGGAAAAGAAGGCCTATCTGGGCAATATCACCAATGGCAATACCGCTCCCCACGTAGGCGCGGTTTCCGCGGACAACAAGACCTATTACACCTCCACGGCCGGTTCCTACCATGTGGTGGGCTACGATATCTCGGGCCTGGCCACTGCGGCCGAGTCCACCACGGACACCGCCACCAGGACCACGCTCAATCTGAACAAAGTCCTGGATGTGGACTTCGGCTACGGCAACATCCATGCCCTGCGTCTGCACCCCAGCGGCAAGTATCTGTTTGCCGGGAACAATACCTGGCCGGTACCGACCGGCAAGACTTCCACCTCAGGGGTGAACGTCATCGATCTTACCGCCAATCCGCCCAAGATCATCGCCACCATACCGGGTCGCCCGCATAACTTCGCCATTTCTCCGGATGGCAAGTACCTGATTTCCACGGAATCCACCGCAGCGGATTGCGATATCACCCCCGGCGACCCGGCCAGCCTGCTGCAGTTCATCGACATCTCCACCCTGCTCACCGCCACCCCCGATCCGACCAAGATCAAGGATATCCTGCACTATAACCACCCGGGATACGGCGGCAGCCATGCCGGATGGGATCCGACCACAGGGCTGTTGTACTATGCGGTCAGCGCGGATGCCGACGGCCAGGGATGGCTGATCAAGCTCGACACCAGCGGTCTGTCCAATGCCACCCCCAGCGTCACCAAGGTCGGAGACAGCCTCAAGATCGGCTGGAACCCCCACGGTGTCCTGTTTCCCGGTGTGAACGGAGATTAG
- a CDS encoding fibronectin type III domain-containing protein, translated as MTRRTVFRLAAGYIIGGALLIAGCGGSGTAGSPKVTGTASEGALIKGKTVQLRDAENKTAPAATTDAATGVYSIDVSGLKAPFLVTVTGTNGTYVSLAPTAGTANINPVTTAVVALAAGNPDPEALFSGLNAQKLSDINATYAAQAAKVTTALAAILPAGASASDFFTGTITAGKGIDAVFDSYTISVRPDSGITVSNRDAIPVTLLSVAAASVSPSAVLTGIPNAPATPAGVSATAEENAVHLSWGAVSGATSYNIYWSTTSGVTKSTGTKIAAVDDHHYMHTGLNAGSTYYYIVTAVNSTGESAASSQVSASTPAAVPTVPAIPAGVSASRGINQTTITWSPVSGATSYNIYWTNDPTHVMKEMGAAKIAGVTSPYRHTNLTAGLPYAYVVTAVNSIGESGESEIASATTSTVDGLALYSAKCASCHNPLAISEKKGRTATQIQAAITANKGGMGSLSTLAAEQVQAIAEVLGF; from the coding sequence ATGACAAGGAGAACCGTATTCAGGCTGGCAGCGGGATACATCATCGGAGGGGCGCTGCTGATCGCAGGGTGCGGCGGCTCCGGGACGGCGGGGAGCCCGAAGGTGACCGGTACCGCTTCCGAAGGAGCACTGATCAAAGGCAAGACCGTGCAGCTCAGGGACGCGGAGAACAAGACCGCCCCTGCAGCTACGACCGATGCTGCAACCGGCGTCTATTCCATCGATGTTTCGGGCCTCAAGGCCCCGTTTCTGGTAACCGTGACCGGCACCAACGGCACCTATGTCTCCCTTGCACCAACAGCCGGAACAGCCAACATAAACCCCGTCACGACCGCGGTCGTGGCCCTGGCCGCCGGAAACCCGGATCCGGAGGCGCTGTTCAGCGGACTGAACGCCCAGAAACTCTCCGACATCAACGCCACCTATGCCGCCCAGGCTGCCAAGGTCACCACAGCCCTGGCCGCCATCCTGCCAGCCGGCGCCTCAGCCTCGGATTTCTTTACCGGAACCATCACCGCCGGTAAGGGGATAGATGCAGTATTCGATTCCTACACTATCAGTGTCAGGCCGGATAGTGGGATCACCGTCAGCAACAGGGATGCCATCCCGGTAACGCTGCTTTCCGTTGCCGCCGCTTCAGTAAGTCCCTCCGCCGTGTTGACCGGCATCCCGAATGCCCCTGCCACTCCTGCCGGCGTATCCGCTACCGCTGAAGAAAATGCAGTTCACCTGTCATGGGGAGCAGTCAGCGGTGCCACCTCATACAACATCTACTGGTCAACCACCAGCGGCGTCACCAAAAGCACTGGTACCAAAATCGCCGCTGTCGACGATCACCATTACATGCACACCGGCTTGAACGCCGGCAGTACGTACTACTACATCGTCACCGCGGTCAACAGCACCGGCGAGAGTGCCGCGTCGAGCCAGGTGTCCGCAAGCACGCCCGCCGCTGTTCCCACAGTTCCGGCAATACCGGCCGGTGTATCCGCCTCGAGAGGCATCAACCAGACAACTATCACCTGGAGCCCGGTCAGCGGAGCAACCTCGTACAATATCTACTGGACCAACGACCCGACTCACGTGATGAAAGAAATGGGGGCCGCGAAGATTGCCGGTGTTACCAGTCCGTACCGCCACACCAACCTGACCGCCGGTCTCCCGTACGCCTATGTTGTCACGGCAGTGAACAGCATCGGTGAAAGCGGCGAATCGGAGATCGCTTCGGCCACAACCTCGACCGTCGACGGTTTGGCCCTGTACAGTGCCAAATGTGCCTCATGCCACAATCCGCTGGCAATCTCCGAGAAGAAGGGGAGAACCGCAACCCAGATCCAGGCGGCAATAACGGCCAACAAGGGCGGAATGGGCAGCCTGTCTACGCTTGCGGCGGAGCAGGTCCAGGCAATTGCCGAGGTGCTTGGTTTTTAA